Proteins encoded by one window of Pelmatolapia mariae isolate MD_Pm_ZW linkage group LG14, Pm_UMD_F_2, whole genome shotgun sequence:
- the kcne4 gene encoding potassium voltage-gated channel subfamily E member 4: MRHRSSVWSPTQKLHLKMEHLENSTASPKRLVLHAQNTGEDKSDGNAYLYILIVMSFYGVFLCGIMLGYFRSKRREKRRVNIFTRLVHEEEQREWGALPKKHSLSCPAAASGLSSVSLPFYNIHGCHFGNLHYESALACALCTEQSSISSLCSSADTRLTIEEESDSGTAEGPAEGPEESAKPGTENSGDDSG, encoded by the exons ATGAGACACCGCTCTTCAGTTTG gtcccCTACACAAAAGTTGCACTTAAAAATGGAGCACTTGGAAAACTCCACAGCTTCACCAAAACGCCTCGTCCTGCACGCGCAGAACACCGGAGAAGACAAAAGCGACGGGAACGCGTACCTGTACATACTGATAGTCATGTCTTTCTACGGAGTCTTCCTCTGTGGTATAATGCTGGGCTACTTCCGCTccaagaggagggagaaaaggaGGGTGAACATATTCACGCGCCTGGTGCACGAGGAGGAACAGCGGGAGTGGGGTGCACTGCCAAAGAAGCACAGCCTGAGCTGCCCCGCTGCGGCCTCGGGACTGAGCTCGGTATCCCTGCCTTTCTACAACATCCACGGCTGCCACTTTGGGAATCTCCATTATGAAAGCGCGCTGGCTTGCGCGCTGTGCACGGAGCAGAGCAGCATCAGTTCCCTGTGCTCCTCCGCGGACACGCGCCTCACCATAGAAGAGGAGTCCGACAGCGGCACGGCGGAGGGACCGGCGGAGGGACCGGAGGAGAGCGCGAAGCCAGGAACCGAGAACAGCGGGGATGATTCAGGCTGA